One genomic region from bacterium encodes:
- a CDS encoding sodium-translocating pyrophosphatase, protein MFQGVNKKMSKILLTLALMLVTSPLIASEAELVIPDIKATGSYNLLLMGFVICIVGFIFGIFEYLKLKSLKAHKSMTDIGELIFKTCKTYLIQQGKLLIVLEVFIAICIGFYFGYLQHMEVSGVLTILAWSVVGILGSYGVAWFGIRINTLANSRTAFAALEGKPINLSNIPLRAGMSIGVLLVSVELIMMLIILLFVRRELAGACFIGFAIGESLGASALRVAGGIFTKIADIGSDLMKIVFKIKEDDPRNPGVIADCTGDNAGDSVGPTADGFETYGVTGVALISFIVLAVSNEAYQIQLLTWIFLMRILMIATSLVAYWINKAVSNLAYAHKDEFDYEKPLTSLIWITSILSILMTFGVSYWQLSSLPGNLANLWLILSIIISCGTLGAALIPEFTKIFTSSKSKHTNEVVTASSEGGPSLTILSGLVAGNFSAFWIGMVVVSLMAISYASSLYIPPELMMYSSIFAFGLVAFGFLGMGPVTIAVDSYGPVTDNAQSIYELSLIESIPNITKEIERDFGFKPNVSKAKHYLESNDSAGNTFKATAKPVLIGTAVVGATTMIFSLILVLKKTLGIEPEAVLNLLNPYTLLGFICGGAVIFWFTGASIQAVTTGAYRTVEFIKKHIKLDTTEKKASAENSREVVKICTQYAQKGMFNIFIVVFSFALAFAFFSAPGNLVGITDPKELASLSAPTAFFISYLIAIAVFGLFQAIFMANAGGCWDNAKKIVEVELKQKGTPLHDATVIGDTVGDPFKDTSSVAMNPIIKFTTLFGLLAMEIAISEEFRANAPYVGIVFLLIALIFVYRSFYAMRIPKKYF, encoded by the coding sequence ATGTTTCAAGGGGTAAACAAAAAGATGAGTAAAATTTTATTAACGTTAGCCTTAATGTTAGTTACTTCACCGTTAATAGCAAGTGAAGCAGAATTAGTAATCCCAGATATAAAGGCTACGGGAAGTTACAATTTGCTCTTGATGGGGTTTGTTATTTGTATTGTAGGATTTATTTTTGGGATTTTTGAGTATCTTAAGTTAAAAAGTTTAAAAGCTCATAAATCGATGACAGATATTGGTGAGCTTATTTTTAAGACCTGTAAAACTTATCTCATTCAACAGGGAAAACTTTTAATCGTTCTTGAAGTCTTTATTGCTATATGTATTGGTTTTTATTTTGGCTACTTGCAACATATGGAAGTAAGTGGTGTCTTAACTATTTTAGCCTGGTCTGTAGTTGGAATTTTAGGTTCTTATGGTGTAGCTTGGTTTGGCATACGGATAAACACCTTAGCTAATAGTAGGACTGCTTTTGCTGCCTTAGAAGGAAAACCTATTAACCTTTCAAACATTCCTTTACGAGCAGGAATGAGTATTGGAGTCTTATTAGTAAGTGTAGAATTAATTATGATGCTTATTATTCTCCTTTTTGTCCGTCGGGAATTAGCTGGTGCTTGTTTTATTGGTTTTGCCATTGGTGAATCCTTGGGAGCAAGTGCACTTCGTGTTGCCGGAGGAATCTTTACTAAAATTGCTGATATTGGTTCTGATTTAATGAAGATTGTCTTTAAGATTAAAGAAGATGATCCTCGTAATCCTGGCGTAATTGCTGATTGCACCGGTGATAATGCCGGTGATAGCGTTGGTCCTACCGCCGATGGTTTTGAAACTTACGGAGTAACAGGTGTAGCTCTTATTTCTTTTATCGTTCTGGCTGTCTCTAACGAAGCATATCAAATTCAACTCTTAACCTGGATATTCCTGATGCGTATCTTAATGATCGCTACTTCTCTTGTCGCTTACTGGATTAATAAAGCAGTTAGTAATTTAGCCTATGCTCATAAAGATGAGTTTGATTATGAAAAACCTTTAACAAGTTTAATTTGGATTACCTCAATTCTTTCTATCTTGATGACTTTTGGCGTTAGTTACTGGCAGTTATCTTCACTTCCTGGTAACCTTGCTAATCTCTGGCTAATTCTTTCTATCATTATTAGCTGTGGAACTTTAGGGGCCGCTCTTATTCCTGAATTTACAAAGATCTTCACTAGCTCCAAGTCCAAACATACTAATGAAGTAGTTACAGCTTCAAGTGAAGGTGGGCCGTCCTTGACAATCCTTTCTGGTCTTGTGGCCGGAAACTTTAGTGCTTTTTGGATTGGAATGGTGGTGGTATCGCTCATGGCGATTTCTTATGCTTCAAGCTTATATATCCCCCCTGAGTTGATGATGTATTCTTCAATCTTTGCTTTTGGCTTGGTGGCTTTTGGATTTTTAGGCATGGGACCAGTAACCATTGCGGTAGACAGCTATGGACCGGTGACCGATAATGCTCAATCAATTTATGAATTATCACTTATTGAATCCATACCTAACATAACTAAAGAAATTGAAAGAGATTTTGGTTTTAAGCCTAATGTTAGTAAGGCAAAACATTATTTAGAATCAAATGATAGTGCTGGAAATACCTTTAAAGCCACTGCTAAGCCAGTATTAATTGGAACAGCAGTAGTAGGAGCTACTACCATGATCTTCTCGCTTATTCTGGTGCTTAAAAAAACACTTGGCATTGAACCAGAAGCTGTTTTAAATCTTTTAAATCCATATACTCTTTTAGGTTTTATTTGTGGAGGCGCAGTAATCTTTTGGTTTACAGGAGCTTCTATCCAAGCGGTAACCACAGGTGCTTATAGAACTGTAGAATTTATTAAGAAGCACATCAAATTAGATACTACTGAGAAGAAAGCTTCCGCTGAAAATTCAAGAGAAGTAGTAAAGATTTGCACCCAGTATGCTCAAAAAGGCATGTTTAATATCTTCATTGTCGTATTCTCCTTTGCTTTAGCCTTTGCTTTCTTTTCTGCACCAGGTAACTTAGTTGGAATAACAGACCCTAAGGAGCTTGCAAGTTTAAGTGCCCCTACCGCCTTCTTTATTAGCTACCTTATTGCTATTGCTGTCTTTGGTTTATTTCAAGCAATATTTATGGCCAATGCTGGAGGATGTTGGGATAATGCCAAGAAAATAGTAGAAGTAGAATTAAAGCAAAAAGGAACTCCTCTCCATGATGCTACAGTAATAGGAGATACAGTAGGTGATCCGTTTAAAGATACTTCTTCAGTAGCTATGAATCCCATTATTAAATTTACTACCTTGTTTGGTCTTCTGGCCATGGAGATTGCTATTTCTGAGGAATTTAGAGCTAATGCTCCTTATGTAGGCATAGTTTTTCTATTAATTGCTTTAATCTTTGTCTATCGTTCTTTTTATGCCATGAGAATTCCCAAGAAATATTTTTAA
- a CDS encoding nitroreductase, with product MLSLLLKLIKDRRSVREFTDQEISKDLIEEILEVGRWAPSGLNNQPWKFLVVTKKEVLNEISNYTKYQEIIKAAKLLIVVFLDKEASYHYLKDVQAVGACLQNMLLFIHELGLGACWLGEILNQSKDLSKYLGISDHLELMAILAIGYPVIRERISTRKELKDLIIGWK from the coding sequence ATTTTGTCTTTATTATTAAAACTAATTAAAGATCGTCGAAGCGTAAGAGAGTTTACCGATCAAGAGATAAGCAAAGACTTGATTGAAGAAATCTTAGAAGTAGGAAGATGGGCTCCTTCGGGATTAAATAATCAACCTTGGAAATTCTTAGTAGTTACCAAAAAAGAGGTACTAAATGAAATTTCTAATTATACCAAGTACCAAGAGATAATTAAAGCAGCTAAATTGTTGATAGTAGTCTTTTTAGACAAAGAAGCTTCTTATCACTACCTAAAGGATGTTCAAGCCGTGGGAGCTTGCCTTCAAAATATGTTACTCTTTATTCATGAATTAGGATTAGGAGCATGTTGGTTGGGAGAAATTCTTAATCAAAGTAAAGATTTAAGTAAGTATTTAGGAATTTCTGATCATTTAGAATTAATGGCAATTTTAGCTATCGGATATCCTGTTATTAGAGAAAGAATTTCTACTCGAAAAGAGTTAAAAGATTTAATTATTGGTTGGAAATAA
- a CDS encoding acylphosphatase — protein MEKVRYHFFVSGLVQGVFFRAETRAKAIQHGVTGWVKNLADSRVEVMAEGEKEEVEKLVEFCQDGPPGAKVIRVELKEEKHLGKFDKFVIKYSSYHP, from the coding sequence ATGGAAAAGGTTAGATACCATTTTTTTGTTTCTGGATTAGTCCAAGGGGTATTTTTTCGAGCTGAAACTCGAGCTAAAGCTATTCAACATGGAGTAACAGGATGGGTAAAAAACTTAGCTGACAGTAGAGTAGAAGTAATGGCAGAAGGAGAAAAAGAAGAGGTAGAAAAGTTAGTTGAGTTTTGCCAAGATGGCCCCCCAGGAGCGAAAGTAATTAGAGTAGAACTAAAAGAAGAAAAACACTTAGGTAAATTTGATAAATTTGTGATTAAGTATTCGTCATATCATCCTTAG